The following is a genomic window from Ethanoligenens harbinense YUAN-3.
CCACATCAAAAATCTGCGCGACAAACTGGGAGCGGAGGGGCGCCGCATTCGCACCGTCTGGGGCATCGGTTATCGTCTGGAGCGTGACCTCCCATGAAGCATTCGCTGCGGTTCCGGCTTCCCGTCCTGTTTCTGGTTTTGTTCGTTTGTTTCCTGGCCACCCTGCTGGTTAGTATCTCCGCTTTTTTCCGTGACGAAGTCCGTTTCGACATCGCACGGCAGACGCAGAGCTATCAGAACACCGTTACCGCGCTGGCCAGAGCGGCGTCGGCCTATTCCAGTGAAGACGATATCATCCGGTATCTCGCGGCCCACACGCCGGATGACCGGAAAGTTGAGCTGTATGACGACCAAAACAAGCTGCTGTGGTCAAAAGGGCAGGTGCGCGCGGTGCTCCAGATTTCCGTCGGCGACTACATCCTCTCACGTTCGGGGGCGCGCTACGGGCTGCGTGTGAGTGGAAATTATCCGGGCCGGGCGGTGCTGTTTGAAGACTATGCCTCACGCTGGCTGTGGATTATCCTGTTGTTGTTCGCGTTGCTGTTTTTGGGTATGGCGCTGGCGCTGCATTTTACGATTACGCGCCCTATCCTCGCGCTCTATCGTCGCATGGAAGCCGATCCGCTGCACAACAAGGCGCGGGCACGGTCTTGCCGGCGAGATGAGATCGGCGGGCTGGAACAGCGGTTCGACCAGATGCTTGAGCGGCTGCAGACGGAGGATCGCCAGCAGCAGACCATGCTGGCTGCTATCTCCCACGATCTGCGCACGCCGCTGACCTCGATCCTGTCGTATACCGAGCGGCTTGCCGTGGGAAAAGTACAGGATGAACAAAAGAGGCGGCATTATTACGACGTCATCCACCGCAAGGCGCAGGATATTCAAGTGCTGATCGACCACTTTCAGGAGGCGGCGGAAGCCGGTTCGTTCGATCGCAAACTGCAACTGGAGACGGTGCCCGCCGCGGCATTCTGGAAGGCGGCGTGCGAAGCCTGCACCGAAGGATGGGACGCCGCGCAGGCCGTGCTGGAATGGAACGGTGACGTGAATGCCTCTGCGGTTCTGCGGCTGGAGCCGCTGTCAATGCGGCGGGTGCTGGCCAATCTGCTTGAAAACGCGCGCAAGTATGGTGCCCGGCCGCTTCGGGTGCGTGTTTCGCTCACCGTCCGGGAGCACATGCTGCATCTGCGTGTGGAAAACAACGGCGCGCAGGTGCCGGAAGAGAAGCTGCCCCTGCTGTTCGACCGCTTTTACCGCGCGGAGCCTTCCCGCTCCCGTGAGCGGGGCGGCAGCGGACTAGGCCTGTTCATCTGTCGCGAGATCGTGGAGCAGCACGGAGGTTCCATCCGCGCCTATAAGCCCTGGGATATGGATTTTGGCGTTGAAATGTGCCTGCCGCTGGTGGAATCTTAAGAAATCTTTATCCTTTTCGTATTTTTATTTTATGTGTTCTCTTTATGATGAGCAGTATCGGGAGAAATCCGATACTGCTTTTTAAGGGGGATCAGCCATGTCCGAACCCATCATCCAATTTGAGCATATCACCAAACAATACCACATGGGTGAAGTCGTCATTGATGCACTGCGCGGAGTCGATTTTACGATCAACAAGGGGGAGTTCGCCATCGTGGCCGGGCCGAGCGGCGCAGGGAAAAGCACGGTTCTCAATATTCTCGGCGGGATGGATACGCCTACCGACGGCCACCTGCTGGTCGATGGGCAGGATATCAGCCGCTTTGACCGCAAACAGCTCATCGCCTATCGCCGCAAGGCCATCGGGTTTGTGTTCCAGTTCTATAATCTGGTGCCCAACCTGACGGCGCTTGAAAACGTAGAGCTTGCGGTCGAGATCTGCGACCACCCGTTTTCTCCCAGGAAAGTGCTGGAGCAGGTGGGGCTGGAAGACCGCATGCAGAACTTTCCGGCACAGCTTTCCGGCGGGCAGCAGCAACGCGTGGCCATCGCGCGGGCGCTTGCCAAAAACCCTACCCTGCTGTTGTGCGACGAGCCGACCGGCGCACTCGATTCCGGAACCGGGCGTGCGGTTTTGAAGCTGCTGCAGGACACTTGCCGCCGCACCGGGATGACGGTCGTGCTCATCACGCACAATCTGGCGATCGCACCCATGGGCGACCGGCTCATCCACATCAAAAACGGCGTGGTCGAGCGCATGGAAACCAATCCGCATCCCAAAACCGTGGATGAGATTGCGTGGTGAGCCGGATGCAAAAAACGATCTTGAAAGAGACCTTCCGTGAAGTACGCCGTTCACTTGGACGGTTTCTGGCTATTCTGATCCTGATTCTGCTCGGCGTCACCTTTTTTGTAGGGTTTAATGCCATGGGGCCGGATCTGTCCGCTTCGGCTACCCGGTATTTTGCGCAAAGCCATTTTCACAATTACCGCATTCTGTCCACCATCGGGTTTGACAATGACGATGTGCAGGCCATTCGTTCCTTGAAGGAAACAGAAAACGCCCAGGCGTTCTACACATTGGACGCGATCGAGACTTACGGCGGCCAGAGTGGCGTGGCGCACGTCATGTCCCTGCCGGAAAGTGTGGATACCCTCACGGTCGTGCGGGGACGGCTGCCGCAGAGCGCGGATGAATGCGTGGTGGACGAGCAGAAAAACGGCACGACGCCCCGAATCGGGCAGACCGTCACGCTCACGTCCGGCACCGATGATGATCTTTCGCAGAAGCTTCACCAGACGGCGTTTCGCGTGGTGGGAGTCGTGAACAGCCCGTCCTACCTTGCGCGCGACCGGGGCACCAGCAAAATCGGCAACGGTAAAGTGTCCGGTCTTCTGTTCGTGCAAAGCGGGGTGTTTAGCCTCCCGGCCTATACGGAGGTCGATGTCACGGCCAAAGGCATGAACGGCCTGAGCGTGTTCAGCACCCCGTATTATCAGAAAGCCGCCGAACTTGGCCACGCGCTGGAAAAGCTGGCGCCCGTGCGGACACAGGTGCGCCACGACGAACTGGTGAACGACGCCAACGCCCAGCTGGCCGACCAGCAAAACGCATATGATACGCAGAAAGCGCAGGCGGATCAGGCGCTTGCCGATGCGCAGGCACAAATCGATGGCGTGCAAAGCCGACTCGACGCGGCCCAGGTGCAGCTCACGCAGGCGGAGAAACAGGCGGACGCGCAGATGAGCGCCACACAGGCGCAGATCGACAGCGCGTCGGATCAGCTTGCGGAGAAAACCGCGGCCTATCAGCAGGGCCTCGTTGCGTACGATCAGCAGGCAGCGGCTGCACAGCCGAAAATCGACCAGGCCGAACAAGGGCTTTCCGCTCTTGCGGCCAATCTCCAGACCGTGCAGGCTCAACAGCAGGCGCTGCAGGCCGCTCTTTCCTCCGGGCAGGCCGACGGGAGCCTGTCGGCTTCCGAGGCGCAGCAGATGAACGTGCAGCTTGCCGCGCTGCAACAGAACATGGATGCGCTCACCCAACAGCAGAGCGCGGCGCAGGCTTCCCTAAACACCCAACAGCAGCAGCTCGCCGCTGCCAAAAGTCAGCTCGATGAGACAAAGCGGCAGTTGGATGCTTCTTCTGCACAACTGGCAAACCAGCAAGCGGCTTTTGCCTCCGCACAGAAACAGTCGCAGGATACGTTTGCTCAAAAGCAAAAGGAACTGGACGCGCAAAAAACCACCTTGGAACAGTCCCGCCAGTCTTTCGCGGCACAGCAGGCGGATACCGACCAAAAACTTAACGACGTTGCCGCGCAGATAGCGGACGCGAAGCAACGCATCGCCGACATTGAAATGCCGCAATGGTCCGTTCTAAGCCGGGACAAGAACGCAGGT
Proteins encoded in this region:
- a CDS encoding sensor histidine kinase; translation: MKHSLRFRLPVLFLVLFVCFLATLLVSISAFFRDEVRFDIARQTQSYQNTVTALARAASAYSSEDDIIRYLAAHTPDDRKVELYDDQNKLLWSKGQVRAVLQISVGDYILSRSGARYGLRVSGNYPGRAVLFEDYASRWLWIILLLFALLFLGMALALHFTITRPILALYRRMEADPLHNKARARSCRRDEIGGLEQRFDQMLERLQTEDRQQQTMLAAISHDLRTPLTSILSYTERLAVGKVQDEQKRRHYYDVIHRKAQDIQVLIDHFQEAAEAGSFDRKLQLETVPAAAFWKAACEACTEGWDAAQAVLEWNGDVNASAVLRLEPLSMRRVLANLLENARKYGARPLRVRVSLTVREHMLHLRVENNGAQVPEEKLPLLFDRFYRAEPSRSRERGGSGLGLFICREIVEQHGGSIRAYKPWDMDFGVEMCLPLVES
- a CDS encoding ABC transporter ATP-binding protein gives rise to the protein MSEPIIQFEHITKQYHMGEVVIDALRGVDFTINKGEFAIVAGPSGAGKSTVLNILGGMDTPTDGHLLVDGQDISRFDRKQLIAYRRKAIGFVFQFYNLVPNLTALENVELAVEICDHPFSPRKVLEQVGLEDRMQNFPAQLSGGQQQRVAIARALAKNPTLLLCDEPTGALDSGTGRAVLKLLQDTCRRTGMTVVLITHNLAIAPMGDRLIHIKNGVVERMETNPHPKTVDEIAW